A stretch of the Methanobrevibacter sp. genome encodes the following:
- a CDS encoding nuclease, giving the protein MFEDERDDKIYNLIITNGFDKNKEYGQFTEKLYSKTDFLWKESMSGAYASAGEEFYQKVDRIIMLAGLYSDNKELFDDLLNASKKYDIPIVLVRPIGVEEVPEVLEENAATIVGWNANCIIDSIKDAPETM; this is encoded by the coding sequence ATGTTTGAAGACGAAAGAGATGACAAAATTTATAATTTAATAATCACTAACGGTTTTGATAAAAATAAGGAATACGGCCAGTTTACCGAAAAATTATATTCTAAAACTGATTTTCTATGGAAAGAATCCATGTCTGGAGCTTATGCTAGTGCAGGTGAAGAGTTTTACCAAAAAGTTGACAGGATAATAATGTTAGCCGGTCTTTACAGCGACAATAAGGAGCTGTTTGATGATTTGTTAAATGCAAGTAAAAAATATGACATTCCGATTGTACTTGTAAGACCTATTGGTGTTGAAGAAGTACCAGAAGTCCTTGAAGAAAATGCGGCAACCATTGTAGGGTGGAATGCTAATTGCATAATCGACTCAATTAAAGATGCACCGGAAACAATGTAA